From the genome of Syngnathus acus chromosome 24, fSynAcu1.2, whole genome shotgun sequence, one region includes:
- the lratd1 gene encoding protein LRATD1, which yields MGNQLDRITHLNYSELPTGDPSGLEKDELRVGVAYFFSDEEEETADERTPSDCGFGKDLSPADEDGGVPEGPFSLSEVEYSAFRAQECIFSKLRENEDLDVYAATTLLGVCKPGDLLELVAAAQPPHWAVCEHDGRVIHLHKGEIRRDALLEVCNGRRGRIANGRYRYRPLPADLVVQNAAGHVGLRSDEISWTNSESFAAWCRFGKREFKAGGEAHSAEPQYLLKVRLAGSGVHTLVFRSLEDLIRERRRVDASGILEELSLVSEGKE from the coding sequence ATGGGAAACCAACTGGACCGGATCACCCACCTCAACTACAGCGAGCTGCCCACGGGGGATCCGTCCGGGCTGGAGAAGGACGAGCTGCGCGTCGGCGTCGCCTACTTCTTCtccgacgaggaggaggagacggCGGACGAGCGCACGCCGTCCGACTGCGGCTTCGGCAAGGATCTGAGCCCGGCCGACGAGGACGGTGGGGTACCGGAGGGGCCTTTCTCGCTGAGCGAGGTGGAGTACTCGGCGTTCCGCGCGCAGGAGTGCATCTTCTCCAAGCTGCGCGAGAACGAGGACCTGGACGTGTACGCGGCCACAACTTTGCTGGGCGTGTGCAAGCCGGGCGACCTGCTGGAGCTGGTGGCCGCCGCGCAGCCGCCGCACTGGGCCGTGTGCGAGCACGACGGCCGCGTCATCCACCTGCACAAGGGCGAGATCCGGCGGGACGCCCTGCTTGAGGTGTGCAACGGGCGCCGCGGCAGGATCGCCAACGGCCGCTACCGCTACCGGCCGCTGCCCGCCGACCTGGTGGTGCAGAACGCGGCGGGCCACGTGGGCTTGCGCAGCGACGAGATTAGCTGGACCAACTCGGAAAGTTTCGCCGCCTGGTGCCGCTTCGGCAAGCGCGAGTTCAAGGCCGGCGGCGAGGCGCACTCGGCAGAGCCGCAGTACTTGCTCAAGGTGCGCCTGGCCGGCAGCGGCGTGCACACGCTGGTCTTTCGCAGCCTGGAGGACTTGATCCGCGAGCGGCGGCGTGTGGACGCCAGCGGAATTCTCGAGGAGCTCTCCCTGGTCAGCGAGGGGAAGGAGTGA
- the nbas gene encoding neuroblastoma-amplified sequence, with protein MADDSILEGEEENILYDLLVITEWPPETDTQLRGNKEQNTSLVAKAVTGPFRLILHYLWYSPSSSSLPLGLLRLVNKQIGWQPVLASNGKLLAVVQDQCVEIRSVRDEFGSVIGKCQVPKDPNPQWRRVAWSHDCALLAFADSTGTVRLFDLVGSELFVIPPEPSFPGDFGCAVAGLIFLEYTGGAQWSAELLVITYGGGLKSYLVSVGTKQNFQENHTFSFSAHYSRGITSAIYHPSYRLLLVGGCESVDDGSSKAASYGLTAWRVLSGSPHYKQVTSSEDDVNSSQKRGFLRMPTLRLFGRQGEEKDGVFRMSLNPDGTLLAVIHFSGRLTLWDVPSLKQRAAWEQDQQPGFEEINPEWKTSLERRKKIKDKEQYRPLVDINWWSDKVLILARCSGSVTVSSVGSLRNLLGKSCEWFEPSPRVTAAHHGGFLSLECEVKLAQKRGRLESNLSGDEEDDGGDSDSDEESSAKARYFGYIKQGLYYVTEMERFAPPRKRPRTVLKNYRLVSLRSTTPEELYQRKIDNEEYGEALSLAHAYNLDSDLVYQRQWRKSTVSIASIQDYLSKIRKRSWVLHECVERVPENVDAAKELLQYGLKGTDLEALVAIGNREDGGRFIMPGDVDLDDLPYEDLSEEEEAEMQTEKERRRKRELLDKVDFSRLTLEQKELCRSRLKLLSYLDRLATYEEILGGPHEAERKYDAEFFKKFRRQNMVLSARNYARESNVQALDILFTYHGEDLLQHRLAILSNFPETTSPHEYTVLLPEVCVERGELALIAWDEQRHRQTDWCEADQCRSMLEQKPFDDNDILYEDAPDLLRFRSPAPSVRLLTDWYCSRARDIESCSRQVDCALSLVRLGTERAVPGLEQLRDDLVTLETLVYETLDESNLALRDLQQLAHIDQLRLLMKNSSREHYVKDAFQWMVPFLHRCERQEEGAAERLLRDLLVGLACGDLTFPLIIFQHSKPDCPQKVIGDPDQLMAVALECIYRSERDDQLSLCYDILECLPQRGFGPETDVTSSLHDQVDKLEKHLSVAEVLEKHGLRKPISYVRSSQKSPEEAHQLMVKLCRHTGRKNPAVGETAWRALLQDLLDMQQNVYTCLEAHACHQIFVESLLCSGRLENVRLAGQLMHCSEVGVFCLSERAPSSSSGPLQVRQDAAKLHGVKVAYHSSLQLVLAAAREYFNSSATLTDPCMGLARACLQLIGDRPQAIQEELDLIDALGHLADFGVNVLPLQVRLRSDRLSLLEECVAHCASAYKQSTTLLNVASLLRVAGDDEATRKGQVLTLLAEQALRCLDFKASYIHCQDLMAAGYAPAWDVCSLLGQCDGFGQLEARRQLLAFSLTHCPPDNINALLAASSDLQTQVLYQAVNYQMEPEIAEGGARSRGERLIQGAAAPQAVTAGELLHRTTAKTMEVLTTTGLTTKAVLSAVGDHRWWKRSLDCLRPLQSGDAAAAAEERSSENSKLERQGCCAFYQDVIECPYVDPNHDVYSSYNDVPPENFAEVLLRTGKLAEAKTEGATLFPATEVLLQLANDAFPRDATLALAYLLALPQVLDANRCFEQQHHSALSLQLAAYYYSLQIYSRLQPCFEDKRHALYQADPKELIRLVTWHVSAYSGWPEELRKLIEQLHAYNERLSDYTQAQVLRGLGRGVDVQRFSSDPDYKKETILGLAETLDDDVYGISVSLAKRYRVPLWEVHMTHLEFLFTDSGLSTKDVESRSESLALFATLKSDPQAFYGHMSKYVLPAVEGGDLDRLLYYYTLLDAAGCRPHSAAIAPDGHVKLLKKLRAVASGLNYRQLTDGSQDPLVALEPVLTSQNVLSISKLAHLLPRPGGGADGVQGATLSPSAVHAAWLRKLFWKGDAHLLKRPPVSEQDYLHAYDTCAKYLDRLLPVHAVHFLDDVTFSLQAVQQLSVPTRCEVLRRATKSLRQLAEKSKKRGGGGGEAAGGEEAGMTLDEALAHLRQSQAHLETLGHHFVASLRDSQEEQLRGYSQRYDLSRSERSKVRELAVAMATDGQPLQSIRQLLCVAVGPLDLSLKSVLQEAVARVVAELSGDVLTHHTAALGVLEAITTAVHDSVQAGDSTVSSDDLLTWLRPFCGDPSLPVRPRIAVLQILESNFSMCDADMRLLLLYRTQAVLKHTQVQIEDVENQEKRYGLFLDLLEAARQREDFQTLVLLLQAWPPMMQEDVATSERNPWVLLVSAMLTRRQGPEAEVDLGQQVLSMLRALDNTKHKLPPQCIRSAAQLLLPAFQQPALKLMAESGDDELLRQTLERVNGMTAEEAAAVCDDELLSLLLDAGLLVECASSAAFPLLRRRMLARRQPGEPDARQLAGRLSEAGRGAEAGSLLLAHRGAHPAHVTFNSALTVLKNWL; from the exons ATGGCGGACGATAGCATCCTCGAAGGTGAAGAGGAGAACATTTTGTATGATTTACTCGTTATTACCGAATGGCCTCCGGAGACTGACACTCAG CTGCGTGGCAACAAGGAACAAAACACCTCCCTTGTAGCAAAAGCAGTGACAG gccCATTCCGCCTTATCCTGCACTATTTGTGGTacag CCCGTCCAGCTCGTCTCTGCCGCTCGGTCTCCTGCGGCTGGTCAACAAGCAGATTGGCTGGCAGCCAGTGCTCGcgag TAACGGAAAACTCCTGGCCGTGGTCCAGGACCAGTGTGTGGAGATCAG ATCTGTGCGAGATGAATTTGGCTCAGTTATTGGGAAATGCCAAG TGCCAAAGGACCCCAACCCTCAGTGGCGGCGGGTGGCGTGGAGCCACGACTGCGCCCTGCTGGCCTTCGCCGACAGCACGGGCACGGTGCGCCTTTTCGACCTGGTGGGCAGCGAGCTGTTTGTCATCCCGCCG GAGCCGAGCTTCCCCGGGGATTTTGGCTGTGCCGTCGCGGGCCTCATCTTCCTGGAATACACGGGCGGCGCTCAGTGGTCGGCCGAGCTGCTGGTCATCACGTACGGGGGCGGGCTCAAGAGCTACCTCGTCAG CGTGGGCACCAAGCAGAACTTCCAAGAGAACCACACCTTCAGCTTCTCCGCCCACTACTCCCGCGGCATCACTTCGGCTATTTACCACCCGAGCTACCG gctgctgctggtggGCGGCTGCGAGTCGGTGGACGACGGATCGTCCAAGGCCGCCTCTTACGGATTGACGGCGTGGAGGGTGTTGTCCGGCTCGCCCCACTACAAGCAGGTCACCAGCTCGGAAGACGACGTCAACTCG AGTCAGAAGCGAGGTTTCTTACGGATGCCCACGTTGAGACTTTTCGGCAgacaaggagaagaaaag GACGGCGTCTTCCGCATGAGTCTGAACCCGGACGGGACGCTGTTGGCCGTCATTCACTTCTCGGGTCGCCTGACCCTCTGGGACGTCCCCTCGCTGAAGCAGAGGGCGGCGTGGGAGCAGGACCAACAG CCAGGATTTGAGGAGATCAATCCGGAGTGGAAGACGTCActggagaggaggaagaaaataaaag ACAAGGAGCAGTACCGGCCGCTGGTGGACATCAACTGGTGGAGCGACAAGGTGCTGATCCTGGCACGCTGCTCGGGCTCCGTCACCGTGTCGTCCGTCGGGAGCCTCCGCAACCTTCTGGGCAAATCCTGCGAGTGGTTCGAGCCGTCGCCCAGAGTCACCGCCGCGCACCACGGTGGATTCCTCAGCCTGGAG TGCGAGGTGAAGCTGGCCCAGAAGCGCGGACGTCTGGAGAGCAACTTGAGCGGCGACGAGGAAGACGACGGCGGCGATTCCGATTCGGACGAGGAGTCCTCCGCTAAGGCGCGCTACTTCGGCTACATCAAGCAGGGCCTCTACTACGTGACGGAGATGGAGCGCTTCGCGCCGCCGCGCAAGCGACCCCGTACCGTCCTCAAGAACTACCGGCTGGTTAGTCTCAGGTCCACCACGCCTGAGGAGCTCTACCAGAGAAAG ATCGACAATGAAGAATACGGCGAGGCCCTGTCTCTGGCCCACGCGTATAATCTGGACTCGGACCTGGTCTACCAAAGGCAGTGGAGGAAGAGTACAGTCAGCATCGCCTCCATACAAGATTATCTC AGCAAGATCCGCAAGCGCTCGTGGGTCCTGCACGAGTGCGTGGAGCGCGTTCCGGAGAACGTGGACGCGGCCAAGGAGCTGCTGCAGTACGGCTTGAAGGGCACCGACCTGGAGGCCCTCGTCGCCATCGGCAACCGAGAGGACGGGGGAAg GTTCATCATGCCGGGCGACGTGGACCTGGACGACCTTCCCTACGAGGACCtgtcagaggaggaggaggcggagatGCAGACGGAGAAGGAGAGAAGGAGGAAACGAGAGCTGCTTGACAAGGTCGACTTCAGCAG GCTGACGCTGGAGCAGAAGGAGTTGTGTCGGAGCCGACTGAAGCTGCTGTCGTATTTGGACAGGCTGGCGACGTACGAG GAGATACTCGGAGGTCCCCACGAAGCCGAGCGGAAATATGACGCCGAGTTCTTCAAGAAGTTCCGTCGTCAGAATATGGTCTTGTCGGCGCGAAATTACGCCAGG GAGAGCAACGTGCAAGCTCTGGACATCCTCTTCACGTACCACGGGGAAGACCTGCTCCAACATCGACTGGCCATCCTTTCCAACTTTCCTGAGACCACGTCTCCGCACGAGTACACCGTCTTGCTGCCTGAGGTCTG TGTGGAGCGAGGCGAGCTGGCGCTAATCGCGTGGGACGAGCAACGACACCGCCAGACCGACTGGTGCGAGGCCGACCAATGCAG GTCCATGTTGGAGCAGAAGCCGTTTGACGATAACGACATCCTGTACGAGGACGCTCCGGATCTGCTGCGCTTCCGCTCGCCGGCGCCCTCCGTGCGTCTCCTGACCGACTGGTACTGCAGCCGAGCGCGAGATATCGAATCCTGCTCGCGACAG GTGGACTGCGCGCTGTCGCTGGTGCGCCTGGGAACAGAGCGCGCCGTCCCCGGGCTGGAGCAGCTGCGCGACGACCTGGTGACGTTGGAGACGCTGGTCTACGAGACGCTGGACGAGAGCAACCTGGCGCTGCGAGACCTGCAGCAGCTCGCCCACATCGACCAGCTGCGCCTCCTCATGAAGAAC TCCAGCAGGGAGCACTACGTGAAAGACGCCTTCCAGTGGATGGTGCCCTTCCTGCACCGCTGCGAGCGACAGGAGGAGGGCGCCGCCGAGCGGCTGCTGCGGGACCTCCTGGTGGGACTGGCCTGCGGAGACCTGACCTTCCCCCTCATCATCTTCCAGCACTCCAAACCTGAC TGCCCGCAGAAGGTGATCGGCGACCCCGACCAGCTGATGGCGGTGGCGCTGGAGTGCATCTACCGCAGCGAGAGGGATGACCAGCTCAGCCTGTGCTACGACATCCTAGAGTGTCTGCCGCAGAGGGGCTTTGG GCCAGAGACGGACGTTACGTCATCTCTGCACGATCAGGTGGACAAACTGGAGAAGCACCTCAG CGTGGCCGAGGTTCTGGAGAAGCACGGCCTGCGCAAGCCCATCTCTTACGTGAGGAGCAGTCAGAAGAGCCCCGAGGAAGCCCACCAGCTCATGGTGAAGCTGTGTCGCCACACCGGACGCAA GAACCCCGCCGTGGGCGAGACGGCGTGGCGGGCTCTGCTCCAGGACCTGCTGGACATGCAGCAGAACGTCTACACCTGCCTGGAAGCTCACGCCTGCCACCAG atCTTTGTGGAGTCGCTGCTGTGCTCCGGCCGCTTGGAGAACGTCCGTCTGGCGGGACAACTGATGCACTGCTCCGAGGTAGGCGTGTTTTGCCTCTCCGAGCGTGCgccgtcatcatcatcgggcCCTTTGCAGGTCAGGCAAGACGCGGCTAAGCTCCACGGCGTCAAGGTGGCCTACCACAGCAGCCTGCAGCTGGTTCTGGCCGCCGCCAGGGAGTACTTCAACTCCTCCGCCACGCTCACCGACCCCTGCATGGGCCTGGCCAG GGCTTGTCTGCAGCTGATCGGCGACCGGCCCCAAGCCATCCAGGAGGAGCTGGACCTCATCGACGCACTCGGCCACCTGGCGGACTTTGGCGTCAACGTCCTGCCTCTGCAAG TGCGTCTTCGTTCGGATCGTCTGTCTCTGCTGGAGGAATGCGTGGCCCACTGCGCCAGCGCCTACAAGCAATCCACCACTCTGCTCAACGTGGCGTCCCTCCTGCGAGTGGCAG GGGATGACGAGGCCACACGCAAAGGCCAAGTGTTGACCCTGCTAGCTGAGCAGGCCCTGCGGTGTCTGGACTTCAAGGCTTCTTACATCCACTGTCAGGACCTGATGGCCGCAG GTTACGCGCCGGCCTGGGACGTTTGTAGTCTGCTGGGCCAGTGCGACGGCTTCGGCCAGCTGGAAGCCAGACGCCAACTGCTGGCCTTCTCGCTCACGCACTGCCCGCCCGACAACATCAACGCGCTCCTGGCCGCCTCCAGCGACCTGCAGACTCAG GTCCTGTACCAGGCGGTCAACTACCAAATGGAGCCCGAGATCGCCGAGGGGGGCGCGAGAAGCCGAGGAGAGCGACTCATCCAAGGT GCGGCGGCCCCCCAGGCGGTGACGGCAGGCGAGCTGCTCCACAGGACCACGGCCAAGACCATGGAGGTGCTGACCACCACGGGTCTGACCACCAAGGCCGTGCTGAGCGCCGTGGGCGATCACCGCTGGTGGAAGCGCTCGCTGGACTGCCTGCGCCCGCTGCAG AGCGgagacgccgccgccgccgcagagGAGCGCTCGAGTGAGAATTCCAAACTGGAACGTCAAGGCTGCTGCGCTTTCTATCAAGATGTCATTGAATGTCCCTACGTAGATCCG aATCACGACGTGTATTCGTCCTACAATGACGTCCCCCCCGAGAACTTTGCCGAGGTGCTGCTGAGGACCGGCAAACTGGCCGAGGCCAAAACAGAAGGCGCCACTTTGTTTCCCGCAACTGAGG TGTTGCTGCAGCTGGCCAACGACGCCTTTCCTCGGGACGCCACGCTGGCGCTGGCCTACTTGCTGGCGCTGCCTCAG GTCCTGGACGCCAACCGATGTTTCGAGCAACAGCACCACTCGGCCTTGTCCCTGCAGCTGGCCGCTTACTATTACTCGCTGCAGATCTACAGTCGCCTGCAGCCTTGCTTTGAGGACAAGCGGCATGCGCTCTACCAG GCCGACCCCAAGGAGCTGATCCGACTGGTCACCTGGCACGTGTCGGCGTACTCGGGCTGGCCGGAGGAGCTTCGGAAGCTGATCGAGCAGCTGCACGCTTACAACGAGCGGCTGAGCGACTACACGCAGGCGCAGGTGCTGCGAGGTTTGGGCCGCGGCGTGGACGTGCAGCGCTTCAGCTCCGACCCCGACTACAAGAAGGAGACCATCCTCGGCCTGGCTGA gACTCTGGATGACGACGTGTACGGCATCTCGGTGTCGTTGGCTAAACGCTACCGTGTTCCTCTGTGGGAGGTCCACATGACTCATCTGGAGTTCCTCTTCACAGACAGCGG TCTGTCCACCAAGGACGTGGAATCCCGCAGCGAGTCGCTGGCTCTGTTTGCCACGCTGAAGAGCGACCCGCAGGCCTTTTACGGACACATGAGCAAGTACGTGCTGCCTGCCGTGGAGGGCGGCGATCTGGACCGGCTGCTCTACTACTACACCCTGCTGGACGCCGCCGGCTGCCGGCCGCATTCCGCCGCCATCGCGCCCGACGGCCACGTCAAGCTGCTCAAGAAGCTCCGCGCCGTGGCCAGCG GCTTAAACTACCGGCAACTGACGGACGGCTCGCAGGACCCGCTGGTGGCTCTCGAACCGGTTCTGACCAGTCAGAACGTGTTGTCCATCTCGAAGCTGGCCCATCTGCTGCCGAGGCCCGGCGGCGGCGCTGACGGCGTCCAGGGGGCGACGTTGTCCCCCAGCGCGGTGCACGCCGCCTGGCTGCGCAAGTTGTTCTGGAAGGGCGACGCCCACTTGCTGAAGAGGCCGCCCGTCAGCGAGCAGGACTACCTGCACGCCTACGACACCTGCGCCAAGTACCTGGACAGGCTGCTTCCCGTCCACGCCGTCCACTTCCTGGATGACGTCACCTTCTCCCTCCAGGCCGTCCAGCAG CTGAGCGTCCCGACGCGCTGCGAAGTTCTTCGGCGAGCCACCAAAAGCTTGCGGCAGCTGGCTGAGAAGAGCAAGAAgcgaggagggggaggaggcgaAGCGGCGGGCGGCGAAGAAGCCGGCATGACCTTGGACGAAGCGCTGGCTCACCTGCGCCAATCGCAGGCCCACTTGGAGACGCTGGGCCACCACTTTGTGGCGTCGCTGCGAGACAGCCAGGAG GAGCAGCTGCGAGGCTACAGTCAACGTTACGACCTGTCCCGCTCCGAGAGGTCCAAGGTCCGGGAACTGGCGGTCGCCATGGCGACCGACGGCCAGCCACTGCAGAGCATCCGCCAGCTCCTGTGCGTCGCCGTGGGACCTCTGGACCTGTCGCTCAAAAGCGTGCTGCAGGAGGCCGTGGCCCGAGTGGTGGCTGAGCTCAG CGGCGACGTCCTGACCCACCACACGGCGGCCCTCGGCGTGCTGGAGGCCATAACGACGGCCGTGCATGACAGTGTGCAGGCGGG CGACAGCACGGTGAGCTCAGACGACCTTTTGACCTGGCTGCGTCCGTTCTGCGGCGACCCGTCGCTGCCGGTGCGTCCTCGCATCGCCGTGCTGCAGATCCTGGAGAGCAACTTCAGCATGTGCGACGCCGACATGCGGCTCCTGCTGCTCTACAGGACGCAAGCTGTCCTCAAGCACACCCAG GTGCAGATCGAAGACGTGGAAAACCAGGAGAAGCGCTACGGCCTCTTCCTGGACCTTTTGGAGGCGGCGCGCCAGCGGGAGGACTTCCAGACGCTTGTCCTGCTCCTGCAAGCATGGCCGCCCATGATGCAAGAAGACGT GGCCACGTCGGAGCGTAACCCTTGGGTCCTGCTAGTTTCCGCCATGCTGACCCGCCGCCAGGGACCCGAGGCGGAAGTGGACCTTGGTCAGCAGGTGCTGAGCATGCTGCGAGCCCTCGACAACACCAAGCACAAGCTCCCGCCACAG TGCATCCGAAGTGCGGCCCAACTGCTGCTGCCCGCTTTCCAGCAGCCGGCGCTCAAGCTGATGGCCGAGAGCGGCGACGACGAGCTTCTGCGGCAAACTCTGGAGCGGGTCAACGGCATGACCGCA gaggaggcggcggcggtgtGTGACGACGAGCTGCTCTCTCTGCTGCTGGACGCCGGGCTGCTGGTGGAGTGCGCGTCGTCGGCCGCCTTCCCGCTGCTGCGCCGCCGCATGCTGGCGCGCCGGCAGCCGGGCGAGCCGGACGCCCGACAGCTCGCCGGGCGGCTGTCGGAGGCCGGCCGCGGGGCCGAGGCGGGCTCCCTGCTGCTGGCTCACCGCGGCGCCCACCCGGCCCACGTCACCTTTAACTCGGCCCTCACCGTCCTGAAAAATTGGCTCTGA